AAATCGGCGATGCGCCCTTCGCGTGTCTCCGTCATCGCCGTCGCGTCGTTGGCGTCCACCGGGTTCGGGACCACGCGCACGCGCGTCATCACGCGGTCGCCCAGGTCACCGACCGCCTCGAGGAGCGTCGTGTAGTGCAGCTCCATCCAGTGCAGGAGCGACGAGCGGGAACGAAAGACCGTGCCGAAGGGGGCGGGAACGACGGGTTGCACGCGAAAGGCATCCTCGACGACGCGGCGATACTCGTCGATCGCGTCGCGCGTGGCGGCAAGGCGTTCGTAGGGGGCGGAACGCACGATGGCGACGAGGTCCCGGAGGGGGACCGACTCCGTCCCCGAGATGCGCAGCGGTGCCGCGGCATCATGACTGACGACTCCAAAGAGCTGCAGCGCTTCAGCGCCGATGGCGGGAGTGCGGAGGCTGCGCGTGCGCGCCACGAGATCCTCGATGGTCCTGCGTTGGGAAGGGTCGATCCCGACCGATTCGTTGGAGAGGCAACGACCCACTGCTGAGTATCGGCAGGCGGTCGTGATACGACAGGACATTCTGACCGAGCGACGCGCTGCGACCGCCGCCTTCATGGCCCCGCGTGAGAGCGCCGCAACGAGTCGCGGCGATCGTTCGCCATGCGGAGGTCAGACGATTCTCACGGCAGGGTCCGTCACATGGAACTTTCTGCCGAACAGAAACTTGCCGACCGGGCGATGGCGCGCGAGCGCATGCGTGCGTGGTTGGTCGTGCATCAGAGAGTGTAGGTCGAGGGGCGGCGGGACTGAAGTGGGGCGGATTGGCGGGTTGGGGGCGGGGGGGGGAAGTCGGGGTCAAGCGAATCGAGCGAAAATCGGGGTCAGCGCAGAT
Above is a genomic segment from Gemmatimonadaceae bacterium containing:
- a CDS encoding GvpL/GvpF family gas vesicle protein; this encodes MGRCLSNESVGIDPSQRRTIEDLVARTRSLRTPAIGAEALQLFGVVSHDAAAPLRISGTESVPLRDLVAIVRSAPYERLAATRDAIDEYRRVVEDAFRVQPVVPAPFGTVFRSRSSLLHWMELHYTTLLEAVGDLGDRVMTRVRVVPNPVDANDATAMTETREGRIADFETTVFDSFRFLKRSATACVTFAPQQDAHGRSVEASFLVEREKWGSFRDAVSEERARLPEMAIEHSQPLPPYDFVRLQFGA